One Campylobacter showae CSUNSWCD DNA window includes the following coding sequences:
- a CDS encoding DKNYY domain-containing protein yields the protein MLKKHPLITTLLAIVVIFFAIYFFIFGLATILDDDIGDSKELNNSFFYVKDDKVYAMVPSGGKFELIGVRASKFRYIDTGKYDNRNVGASDEAVYCGNFVMSGLDPNGVRALGNGYFGDGKITYFCDSVSETNLEISAFKEFWDIVSHKMFNTPKAQTYIYKFRQVDSTNLAAILGFGYASDGVKVYHEGKELEGANASKMRYIEQASGRKSIHFTTDGENVYYDSTKLGIKFNPQMRDIGEIWRIHYLYEPNSGMVYANDHEFDPKFAPYEPLFNLEDEHSYHALFRGKGGIYHWERKWQWYNSIDEGEFVRDGDDPFKGEITPLYGNVVINDGKTYFLKTYEIWHNTKNDHSLSSRHTCIVRLDTKEQWRKIGLVRNDSYGAVYANGDKTYYFDNVGYGWHFNSSVYDINDLSVVEILTRPYGSDVKNLKLEEIVKMVDQGAMTPAEGEVVIDAISDFDDYSQKYAYWIFLAIAFVVSVVGAIFKNKKQAKKLKKRVDDYRL from the coding sequence ATGCTAAAAAAACATCCGCTAATCACCACATTACTTGCCATAGTTGTGATATTTTTTGCTATCTATTTTTTTATCTTTGGGTTAGCTACTATTTTAGATGACGACATTGGCGATAGTAAAGAGTTAAATAATAGCTTTTTTTACGTCAAAGATGATAAGGTCTATGCTATGGTACCAAGTGGGGGTAAATTTGAGCTAATAGGCGTGAGAGCCAGCAAATTTAGATATATTGACACTGGCAAATACGACAACAGAAATGTTGGCGCTAGCGATGAGGCGGTATATTGTGGCAACTTCGTGATGAGCGGACTTGATCCAAATGGCGTTAGAGCGCTTGGCAATGGCTATTTTGGTGATGGCAAGATAACATATTTTTGCGATAGCGTAAGCGAGACAAACCTTGAAATATCCGCATTTAAAGAGTTTTGGGACATCGTCTCACATAAAATGTTTAACACCCCAAAAGCGCAAACTTATATCTATAAATTTAGACAGGTTGATAGCACAAATTTAGCTGCGATCTTGGGATTTGGCTATGCAAGTGACGGCGTAAAGGTCTATCATGAGGGCAAAGAGCTAGAGGGCGCAAATGCTAGCAAAATGCGATATATCGAGCAGGCATCTGGCAGAAAGAGCATACATTTTACGACTGACGGAGAAAATGTCTATTATGACAGCACAAAACTAGGGATCAAATTTAACCCGCAAATGCGTGATATCGGCGAGATATGGCGCATTCACTATCTTTATGAGCCAAATTCTGGCATGGTCTATGCAAATGATCACGAATTTGACCCAAAATTTGCCCCATACGAGCCGCTTTTTAACCTAGAAGACGAGCACTCCTATCATGCGCTCTTTCGTGGCAAGGGCGGTATCTATCACTGGGAGCGAAAGTGGCAGTGGTATAACAGCATAGATGAGGGCGAGTTTGTAAGAGACGGAGATGATCCGTTTAAAGGCGAGATAACGCCGCTATATGGCAACGTGGTGATAAATGACGGCAAGACATATTTTCTAAAAACCTATGAAATTTGGCACAACACGAAAAATGATCACAGCCTAAGCTCACGCCACACGTGTATCGTTAGGCTTGATACAAAAGAGCAGTGGCGAAAGATAGGTCTTGTAAGAAATGATAGCTACGGAGCAGTCTATGCAAACGGCGATAAGACATATTATTTTGATAACGTCGGCTACGGTTGGCATTTTAACAGCAGTGTTTATGATATAAACGACCTTAGCGTGGTTGAAATCCTCACTCGTCCTTATGGCTCAGATGTTAAGAATTTAAAACTTGAAGAGATAGTAAAAATGGTAGATCAAGGCGCTATGACGCCAGCTGAGGGCGAGGTGGTGATCGATGCGATAAGCGACTTTGATGATTACTCGCAAAAATATGCCTACTGGATATTTCTTGCCATTGCATTTGTAGTCTCGGTAGTTGGCGCCATTTTTAAAAATAAAAAGCAAGCAAAAAAGCTTAAAAAAAGGGTAGATGATTATAGATTATGA
- a CDS encoding sodium-dependent transporter, translating to MDRRSWSSRLTYILAVAGATVGFGATWRFPYLVGQNGGGAYVLVFCIAMIVIGIPMILVENAIGRRLKCNAVDAFGGTINGKKISKKWQIVGWMGLVGAFGIMAYYMVIGGWVLNYIAQISFGLLDLSHIVSFEQTSAFYEQNIVSNPLAISFATLVFVLVNYAILVQGAVGGIERSAKYLMPLLFILMLVMIAKNITLDGAMDGVKFYLTPDFSKINLKLFVDVLGQVFFALSLGFGVMITLSSFVKKDEGLVKISIITGVLNTVIAVLAGFMIFPSLFSYGVSPDSGPSLVFKSLPIVFSHMPFGGFFAVAFFALLMIAALTTSLPIYEVIITTLQEKFKIKRKKAIFLVLSVIFVLGNLPSLMATNLLSHVTVFGKNIFDAYDAISATIFFVLTSLGCAVFVGWVLKDEAKKEILQGSEKYAKLINIWFFYIKFIVPFVILVLFISSFYDNFLK from the coding sequence ATGGATAGAAGATCGTGGAGTTCAAGACTTACATATATTTTAGCTGTTGCAGGGGCTACGGTCGGCTTTGGTGCGACGTGGCGGTTTCCTTACTTAGTCGGTCAAAACGGCGGCGGGGCCTATGTTCTTGTGTTTTGCATAGCGATGATAGTCATTGGTATTCCTATGATTTTGGTTGAAAACGCCATCGGTAGGCGCCTAAAATGCAACGCCGTAGACGCATTTGGCGGCACGATAAATGGCAAAAAGATCAGCAAAAAGTGGCAGATAGTCGGTTGGATGGGGCTTGTTGGCGCATTTGGCATCATGGCTTATTATATGGTTATCGGAGGCTGGGTTTTAAACTATATCGCTCAAATTTCATTTGGTTTGCTTGATCTCTCGCATATCGTGAGCTTTGAGCAAACTAGCGCATTTTACGAGCAAAATATCGTCAGCAACCCGCTAGCCATCAGCTTTGCGACCCTTGTTTTTGTGCTTGTAAACTACGCTATCTTGGTGCAAGGTGCAGTTGGCGGCATCGAGCGCTCAGCAAAATATCTAATGCCACTTCTTTTTATCTTAATGCTCGTCATGATCGCTAAAAACATCACTCTTGATGGCGCGATGGATGGCGTGAAATTCTACTTAACGCCTGATTTTTCAAAGATAAATTTAAAGCTTTTTGTCGATGTTTTGGGGCAGGTTTTCTTTGCGCTCTCACTTGGATTTGGCGTGATGATAACGCTCTCAAGTTTTGTGAAAAAAGACGAAGGGCTAGTTAAAATTTCTATCATCACAGGCGTCTTAAACACCGTCATAGCCGTGCTTGCTGGCTTTATGATATTTCCGTCGCTTTTTAGCTACGGCGTCTCGCCAGATAGCGGTCCTAGCCTAGTTTTCAAGTCGCTTCCGATCGTCTTTTCGCACATGCCGTTTGGTGGATTTTTTGCGGTGGCGTTTTTCGCGCTTCTTATGATCGCTGCGCTTACGACGTCGTTACCGATATATGAAGTGATCATTACTACGCTGCAAGAGAAATTTAAGATAAAGCGCAAAAAAGCGATATTTTTAGTGCTTAGCGTTATTTTCGTGCTAGGAAATTTACCATCACTAATGGCTACAAATTTGCTAAGCCACGTCACGGTTTTTGGTAAAAATATCTTTGACGCATACGACGCGATAAGCGCGACGATATTTTTCGTGCTAACCTCGCTTGGATGTGCTGTATTTGTTGGCTGGGTGCTAAAAGATGAGGCTAAAAAAGAGATATTGCAAGGCAGCGAAAAATACGCAAAACTTATAAATATTTGGTTTTTCTACATCAAATTTATCGTGCCTTTTGTCATTTTGGTGCTATTTATCAGTAGTTTTTACGACAACTTTTTGAAGTAA
- the hisD gene encoding histidinol dehydrogenase encodes MKFLLTSNENFKDYFAALVNRSNGDMSAVTPAVSQILDDVRARGDEALFEQIEKFDRWKPDANSLKIGTEEMQKAYDGIDSCLRNALNLAFERIKSYHEKSLPKTWMEHDEHGVLLGAKYTPLDRAGLYIPGGKAAYPSSLLMNAVPALVAGVGEIVVCTPAVGGKVNTLLLAAMHICGIKEAYKVGGASAVAAMAYGTQTIKKTDVITGPGNIYVATAKKLVYGEVNIDMIAGPSEICVIADESADPRHIAVDLLSQAEHDEMASAVLITPNQAFGAAVQRHINEEIKTLARQPIAQVSIDKKGAIIVASDLDECVRLANELAPEHLEIATNDAMELAAQIRHAGAIFIGHFTPEAMGDYLAGPNHTLPTGGSARFYSPLGVENFMKRTSLISLNAKGISELGNACMKLADAEGLGAHKRSVAVRLEALK; translated from the coding sequence ATGAAGTTTTTACTCACTAGCAACGAAAATTTTAAGGACTATTTTGCGGCTTTGGTAAACCGCTCAAACGGCGACATGAGCGCGGTTACGCCCGCCGTTTCGCAGATACTGGACGACGTGCGCGCTAGAGGCGACGAGGCGCTTTTTGAGCAGATAGAAAAATTTGACCGCTGGAAACCTGACGCAAATAGCCTAAAAATCGGCACCGAAGAGATGCAAAAGGCCTACGACGGTATAGATAGCTGCCTACGAAACGCTCTAAATTTAGCCTTTGAGCGCATCAAAAGCTACCACGAAAAAAGCCTACCAAAAACTTGGATGGAGCACGATGAGCACGGCGTTTTGCTAGGCGCCAAGTACACCCCGCTAGACCGCGCGGGACTATATATCCCTGGAGGTAAGGCCGCCTATCCTAGTTCGCTTCTCATGAACGCCGTCCCGGCCCTGGTTGCGGGCGTTGGGGAGATAGTAGTCTGCACGCCTGCCGTTGGGGGCAAGGTAAATACGCTACTGCTAGCAGCCATGCATATCTGCGGCATCAAGGAAGCCTATAAAGTCGGCGGCGCCTCGGCGGTAGCGGCGATGGCCTACGGCACGCAAACGATCAAAAAAACCGACGTCATCACGGGCCCTGGCAACATATACGTCGCGACGGCTAAAAAACTCGTCTACGGCGAGGTAAATATCGATATGATCGCGGGCCCTAGCGAGATCTGCGTCATCGCCGACGAGAGCGCCGACCCTCGCCACATCGCCGTGGATCTGCTCTCGCAGGCCGAGCACGACGAGATGGCTAGCGCTGTACTTATCACGCCAAATCAGGCCTTCGGTGCGGCAGTGCAAAGGCATATCAACGAGGAGATCAAGACTCTAGCTAGACAGCCCATCGCGCAGGTTAGCATCGATAAAAAGGGCGCTATCATCGTAGCTAGCGACCTGGATGAGTGCGTGAGGCTGGCTAACGAGCTAGCGCCCGAGCACCTAGAGATCGCCACAAATGACGCGATGGAGCTGGCCGCGCAGATCAGGCACGCGGGCGCGATATTTATCGGACACTTTACGCCTGAAGCGATGGGCGACTATCTAGCAGGGCCAAACCATACGCTGCCTACGGGCGGTAGCGCGAGGTTTTATTCGCCTCTCGGGGTTGAAAATTTTATGAAGCGCACCTCGCTCATCTCGCTAAACGCAAAAGGCATAAGCGAGCTAGGAAACGCATGCATGAAGTTAGCCGATGCCGAGGGGCTGGGGGCGCATAAGCGTTCGGTCGCGGTTAGACTAGAAGCTTTAAAATAG
- a CDS encoding DKNYY domain-containing protein produces MRKIAIRFIYFLVILTLFFVLAMLYLWHEGEYQRDFANIDSSEFYRSPEGKIYVQISGSGKYELKGIDEASFRVLKLEHAYDYSNVAADKNSVYCAREILPGLDPKSAKVLGNGYISDGKISYYCSTRSEKKAGFNEFIAVMKSVAHVFIKSYDDSSYFYRTKRVESANLEPIFDAGFARDGGTLYYKGEKLDAQPNELRYITAENGAPSGYYTDGKSLFMGFYRLDASYSDETRRICYDPKHDIEYLFEPKSGAVFANEHKFNAQNMPYSAIYSVDNVHSFWPLFASKDGIYFWDGSKNEQAKISDYQLKGELKRLYADVFVDDGLAYFLQQGEEWRRSKHGRHLEAQTVSLYKFAPSSSWREVGLVRDGEYGAVYANGDKLYFFSKIKPFYGIKRSVYEVADLGVIEILTRASKELSAKDISDMIKRGELVEASGEEVARSRIEYDSPKIILYITFGIAFVVIVLTTLAKPKRDKSDLR; encoded by the coding sequence ATGAGAAAAATTGCTATTAGATTTATTTATTTTTTAGTCATCTTGACGCTATTTTTCGTTTTGGCGATGCTTTATCTATGGCATGAGGGCGAGTATCAAAGAGACTTTGCAAACATAGATAGTAGCGAGTTTTACCGCTCACCTGAGGGTAAAATTTACGTTCAAATTTCAGGTAGCGGCAAGTATGAGCTAAAAGGCATTGATGAGGCTAGTTTTAGGGTTTTAAAGCTAGAACATGCGTATGACTACTCAAACGTGGCGGCTGATAAAAATAGTGTCTATTGCGCTAGAGAAATTTTGCCTGGTCTTGATCCAAAGAGCGCCAAAGTGCTTGGCAATGGCTATATAAGTGACGGCAAGATAAGCTATTATTGCAGCACTAGAAGCGAGAAAAAGGCGGGATTTAATGAATTTATCGCCGTTATGAAAAGCGTCGCTCACGTCTTTATAAAAAGCTACGATGATAGCTCATACTTTTATAGGACAAAGCGAGTTGAAAGTGCAAATTTAGAGCCTATATTTGACGCTGGCTTTGCAAGAGATGGTGGCACGCTTTACTACAAGGGCGAAAAGCTTGACGCGCAGCCTAACGAGCTAAGATACATCACGGCAGAAAATGGCGCTCCTAGCGGATATTATACAGACGGCAAAAGCTTGTTTATGGGCTTTTATAGGCTTGATGCAAGCTATTCAGATGAGACGCGCCGGATATGCTATGACCCAAAGCATGATATAGAATATCTTTTTGAGCCAAAAAGTGGGGCTGTGTTTGCAAATGAGCATAAATTTAACGCTCAAAATATGCCTTATAGCGCCATTTATAGCGTGGATAACGTGCACTCGTTTTGGCCTCTTTTTGCCAGTAAAGATGGAATTTACTTTTGGGATGGCAGTAAAAACGAGCAGGCTAAAATTTCAGACTACCAGCTAAAAGGCGAGCTAAAAAGGCTCTATGCTGACGTTTTTGTAGATGATGGCTTGGCGTATTTCTTACAGCAAGGCGAAGAGTGGCGGCGCTCAAAGCATGGCAGGCATTTAGAGGCGCAAACTGTCTCTTTATATAAATTTGCCCCAAGCTCATCTTGGCGTGAGGTAGGGCTGGTAAGAGATGGCGAGTATGGCGCAGTTTATGCAAATGGCGATAAGCTCTATTTTTTTAGTAAGATAAAGCCATTTTATGGCATAAAGCGTAGCGTTTATGAGGTGGCCGACCTTGGCGTCATAGAAATTTTAACAAGAGCGTCTAAAGAGCTTAGCGCAAAAGATATCAGCGATATGATAAAGCGCGGCGAGCTAGTGGAGGCAAGCGGCGAAGAGGTCGCAAGGTCGAGGATAGAGTATGACTCGCCAAAGATCATTTTGTATATCACATTTGGCATCGCTTTTGTCGTCATAGTGCTAACAACTCTTGCAAAACCAAAGAGAGATAAAAGCGACTTGAGATAA
- a CDS encoding ankyrin repeat domain-containing protein, with product MTNLTQAEEQRYSELCAMALDFARQDEADELEKMIKAGLSVNLKSAKGDTLLMLASYNNALNTVNMLLSNGARVDERNDRGQTPLAGAAFKGYLDIVKALVNAGADIEANNGLGMTPCTFAVMFGRSETAKFLLSKRKKENIFQKLAIKFLEIFGNKSAKTA from the coding sequence TTGACAAATTTAACGCAGGCTGAAGAGCAAAGATATAGCGAACTTTGCGCCATGGCGCTTGATTTTGCGAGGCAAGACGAAGCAGACGAGCTAGAAAAGATGATAAAGGCGGGGCTTAGCGTAAATTTAAAATCAGCCAAAGGCGATACGCTTTTGATGCTGGCTAGCTACAACAATGCTCTAAATACCGTAAATATGCTACTCTCAAACGGCGCTAGAGTAGATGAACGCAACGACCGCGGGCAAACTCCGCTTGCGGGCGCTGCGTTTAAGGGGTACTTAGACATAGTAAAAGCGTTAGTTAACGCCGGAGCCGATATCGAAGCAAATAATGGTCTAGGTATGACGCCATGCACCTTTGCGGTGATGTTTGGTAGAAGCGAAACGGCAAAATTTTTACTTAGCAAACGTAAAAAAGAAAATATATTTCAAAAACTAGCGATTAAATTTTTAGAAATTTTTGGTAACAAGAGCGCAAAAACCGCCTAA
- a CDS encoding catalase → MKKLTTTSGNPIADNQNSLTAGSRGGIMLQDYQLLEKLAHQNRERIPERAVHAKGSAAYGTLEITHDISRYTKANVLQKGEKTRLFLRFSTVAGEAGAADAERDVRGFAIKFYTKEGNWDLVGNNTPIFFIKDPYKFPDFIHTQKRDPRTHLRSNEAAWDFWSLSPETMHQVTILMSDRGIPASYRHMHGFGSHTYSLINDKNERFWVKFHFKTRQGIKNLTNDEAAQIIAKDRESNQRDLFENIEKGNFPSWDFKIQIMTQDQAKSVKFNPFDLTKTWSHKEFPLIDVGVMTLNENPKNYFNEVEQAAFSPSNIVPGISFSPDKMLQARIFSYPDAQRYRIGTHYAQLSVNRPISEINTYVTGGAMNNGMYELDDKAYYEPNSFGGGKEDRSLLEPDINLEGAMQRYDHRAEDQDYYSQPRALFALMNDSQKSQLFSNIAESMASVSEAIKERAIGHFEQISPEYANGVRAALKAKI, encoded by the coding sequence ATGAAAAAACTAACTACCACTTCAGGCAATCCGATAGCCGACAATCAAAACTCGCTCACTGCTGGCAGCCGTGGCGGCATAATGCTGCAAGATTATCAACTACTTGAAAAGCTAGCCCACCAAAACAGAGAACGCATCCCGGAAAGAGCCGTCCATGCAAAAGGTAGCGCTGCGTACGGTACTCTAGAGATCACGCACGATATCTCACGCTATACGAAAGCAAACGTCTTGCAAAAAGGCGAGAAAACGAGGCTGTTCCTGAGATTTTCTACCGTAGCCGGAGAGGCCGGAGCGGCTGATGCCGAGCGCGACGTAAGGGGCTTTGCGATTAAATTTTACACAAAAGAGGGCAACTGGGACTTAGTCGGCAACAACACTCCGATTTTTTTCATCAAAGATCCGTATAAATTTCCCGATTTCATCCATACTCAAAAACGCGACCCGCGCACGCATCTACGCTCAAACGAAGCCGCTTGGGATTTTTGGAGTTTGAGCCCTGAAACTATGCATCAAGTTACGATTTTAATGAGCGACCGCGGCATACCTGCTAGCTACCGCCATATGCATGGATTTGGCAGCCACACCTATAGCTTGATAAATGACAAAAACGAGAGATTCTGGGTCAAATTTCACTTCAAAACTCGTCAAGGCATTAAAAATTTAACCAACGATGAAGCCGCGCAAATAATCGCAAAAGACAGGGAGAGCAACCAAAGAGACCTCTTTGAAAATATAGAAAAAGGAAATTTTCCAAGTTGGGATTTTAAAATCCAAATAATGACCCAAGATCAGGCAAAAAGCGTCAAATTTAACCCGTTTGACCTAACCAAAACATGGTCGCATAAGGAATTTCCGCTTATCGACGTTGGCGTCATGACACTAAATGAAAATCCTAAAAATTACTTCAACGAAGTAGAGCAAGCCGCATTTAGCCCGTCAAATATAGTCCCTGGTATCAGCTTTAGCCCCGATAAAATGCTTCAAGCAAGAATCTTTAGCTATCCGGACGCTCAAAGATATCGCATAGGCACGCACTACGCACAACTAAGCGTAAATCGTCCGATAAGCGAAATAAACACCTACGTCACGGGCGGCGCGATGAATAACGGAATGTACGAACTCGACGATAAAGCCTACTATGAACCAAACAGCTTTGGTGGCGGCAAAGAGGATAGAAGCCTGCTAGAGCCTGATATAAATTTAGAAGGCGCAATGCAAAGATACGACCATAGAGCTGAGGATCAGGATTATTACTCGCAACCCAGAGCGCTTTTTGCTCTAATGAACGACAGCCAAAAATCACAGCTTTTTAGCAATATTGCAGAGAGTATGGCTAGTGTGAGCGAAGCGATAAAAGAGCGTGCGATAGGGCACTTTGAGCAAATCTCGCCAGAGTACGCAAACGGCGTCAGAGCTGCGCTAAAGGCTAAAATTTGA
- a CDS encoding BCCT family transporter — MFKFQRSKFNNSVFIPSLIVIFLIAAFAAIFPNFSNEFFKGMQNYIAAKFGWFYILVVAVILLSVIILGFSKLGEIKLGADHVKPEHKNISWFSMLFAAGMGIGLVFFGVAEPLMHYLNPPLGDAQTIAAQKLAMNITFFHWGMSAWSVYAIVALILAFFSYRHGLPLTLRSAFYPIIGDKIYGKIGSAIDTFAVVATLFGVATSLGYGVLQVNAGLTHVFGLPTMHITLLIVLCFAATISAASGVDKGIKILSNSNIALAICFMFLILFLGDTTQLLKSFVQNSGDYISTLISNTFNLYAYERQNESWLGGWTLLYWAWWLSWSPFVGLFIAKISKGRTIREFVIGVLFVPTGFTFAWMSFFGNSAIALVQGGFSELATTVNSDSASALFMFLEKFSFSSLLSTIAVFMIVIFFITSADSAAIVMNMLCSNGKDDTPVWQKVFWGVTVGVVAAFLMLAGGLGSLQALTITTALPFAIVLLGAIYGLFKALRVDLTKKETNNFSNMPISDLSKPWQERLSAIIMLPGKKDGKKFLNEVVLKAFNELKEEFAKNGLEAKVTNGENFVNLNVGLGDEMDFRYGVYLTKSHSPDYTRELDGDDLYYRAEVYLKEGGQDYDVLGWSEATLINDVIEQYRKHMQFLHVVRR; from the coding sequence ATGTTTAAATTTCAAAGGTCTAAATTTAACAACTCAGTATTTATCCCATCGCTTATTGTCATATTTTTAATAGCGGCTTTTGCAGCGATATTTCCAAATTTCTCAAATGAGTTTTTTAAGGGTATGCAAAACTACATCGCAGCGAAATTTGGCTGGTTTTACATCCTAGTCGTTGCCGTCATACTGCTAAGCGTCATCATTCTTGGCTTTAGTAAGCTTGGCGAGATCAAGCTAGGAGCTGATCACGTAAAGCCAGAGCACAAAAATATCTCGTGGTTTTCTATGCTTTTTGCCGCTGGCATGGGCATCGGACTTGTGTTTTTTGGTGTGGCCGAGCCGCTCATGCACTATCTAAACCCGCCGCTCGGCGACGCACAAACTATCGCAGCGCAGAAGCTTGCGATGAATATCACCTTCTTTCACTGGGGCATGAGCGCATGGTCAGTTTATGCTATCGTAGCGCTAATTCTAGCCTTTTTCTCGTATAGACACGGCTTGCCACTCACGCTTAGATCGGCGTTTTATCCGATCATCGGAGATAAAATTTACGGCAAGATAGGTAGTGCCATCGATACATTTGCCGTCGTAGCGACCCTTTTTGGCGTGGCGACATCGCTAGGATACGGTGTACTTCAGGTAAATGCGGGCCTTACGCACGTTTTTGGCCTGCCGACTATGCATATCACGCTTCTTATCGTGCTTTGTTTTGCAGCTACTATCTCAGCGGCAAGCGGCGTGGATAAGGGCATCAAGATATTATCAAACTCAAATATTGCGCTAGCTATATGTTTTATGTTTTTGATACTATTTTTGGGCGATACGACGCAGCTTCTAAAGTCGTTTGTGCAAAACAGCGGCGACTACATCTCTACGCTCATCTCAAACACCTTTAACCTCTACGCCTATGAGAGGCAAAACGAGAGCTGGCTTGGCGGTTGGACGCTGCTATACTGGGCTTGGTGGCTATCTTGGTCGCCATTTGTGGGGCTGTTTATCGCCAAAATTTCAAAGGGCAGGACGATAAGAGAATTTGTGATCGGCGTACTTTTCGTGCCAACCGGCTTTACATTTGCCTGGATGAGCTTTTTTGGCAACTCGGCGATCGCGCTTGTTCAGGGCGGATTTAGCGAGCTTGCAACGACCGTAAATTCCGACTCGGCTTCGGCGCTTTTTATGTTTTTAGAAAAATTTAGCTTTTCAAGCTTGCTAAGCACGATCGCAGTCTTTATGATCGTCATATTTTTCATCACTTCGGCCGACTCAGCGGCGATCGTGATGAACATGCTTTGCTCAAACGGCAAGGATGATACACCAGTTTGGCAAAAGGTCTTTTGGGGCGTTACGGTGGGCGTCGTGGCGGCATTTTTGATGCTAGCCGGCGGCCTTGGCTCGCTTCAAGCACTTACGATAACTACGGCGTTGCCGTTTGCCATAGTGCTACTTGGCGCCATTTACGGGCTATTTAAGGCGTTACGTGTGGATCTAACCAAAAAAGAGACAAATAACTTTAGTAACATGCCTATCAGTGATCTTTCAAAGCCGTGGCAAGAGCGCCTAAGTGCGATCATTATGCTGCCAGGCAAGAAAGATGGCAAGAAATTTTTAAACGAAGTCGTGCTAAAAGCCTTTAACGAGCTAAAAGAGGAATTTGCCAAAAACGGCCTTGAAGCAAAGGTCACAAATGGCGAAAATTTCGTAAATTTAAATGTCGGACTTGGCGACGAGATGGACTTTAGATATGGCGTCTATCTCACCAAGAGCCATAGCCCAGACTACACCAGAGAGCTTGACGGCGATGATCTTTACTACAGGGCTGAAGTCTATCTAAAAGAGGGCGGTCAGGACTACGACGTGCTTGGTTGGAGCGAAGCGACGCTGATAAATGACGTCATCGAGCAATACCGCAAACATATGCAGTTTTTACACGTTGTGAGAAGGTAA